In the genome of Vicinamibacterales bacterium, the window ACGCCGCCACCATGAGCGCCGCAGAGCTGAGGTATGGCGATGTCATGCCCCAGCGATCGAAGAGGAAGCCGCTCCAGGCCGGTCCGAGAATCCGCGCGAGGCTCGCGAGCCCTTGCGACAAACCGAGGATTCCGCCCTGATCTTCAGGGTCGGACGCTCGAGAGATCAGCGACGTCAGCGCGGGGCTGTTGAGGCCCATCCCGAACGCGAGGATTCCATTGGCGACGAAGAGGGCCGGGACCGAGCGCGAGAAGGCAATCGACGCGAGTCCGGTCGCCTGGCAGAGGATGCCCACAGGCACCAGCCGCCGCTCACCGAATCGGCGAACGAGGCGTCCCACCAGGCCGCCCTGCACGAACGACAGCACGATGCCCACGTAGGCGAACAGGTAGCCGATGGTCTCTTCGTTGAAGCGGAACCGCCGTTCGGCGAACAGGGCGAACGTCGTCTCGAAGCCGGAGAACGCCGCAACGACCGTGAAGTAGATGAGCATCAGCGCCGGAAGCGTCGGCCGAGTCAATGCCTTCCTCAGTGCGTCGAGCCGCGAGGTTGACACCCTCGCCGTGGCCGGGATGTGGGCCGGCCGAGACTCGGACAAGAGGAACCACGCGGCCGCGAAGTTCACGAGCGCCAGCGCCGAGGCGAACAGCGGCGGCGCCATGTGGCCCCAGCGGCTGAGAACGCCCCCTATCGCCGGGCCGAAGATGAAGCCCAGCCCGAACGCCGCGCCGACGAGACCCATGCCCTTCGCGCGGTTCTCGGGCGTCGTGATGTCGGCGATGTACGCCTGGGCCGTCGAGACCGTCGCCCCGGCGATCCCCGCGAAGATCCTCGACACGAACAGCAGCGGCAGCGAGCCCGCCAGGCCGAATACCAGGTACGATCCGAACGAGCCGAACAGGCCCAGCAGCAGGATGGGCCGTCTGCCGACACGGTCCGACAGCCGCCCCCAGATCGGCATGAAGATGAACTGCATCAGCGAGAAGGACGCCGACAGCATCGCCACCGTCTGCGCGCTCCCGCCGAATCGCTCGGCGTAGAACGGCAGCAACGGGATGATGATCCCGAAGCCGAGCAGGTCGATGAAGACCGTGAGGAAGATGATCGCGAGTGGGGACAAGCGGCTCACCTAGTCGTCATTCGCCCAGAATTTCGCGTACTCGTCCAGGAAGCACAGGGTGTCGAACGACTTCATCTTGTCGATGAACAGCACGCCGTCGAGATGATCGATCTCGTGCTGAGCGACACGCGCCGGGTAGCCCCTCAGCTCCAGTTCGACGCGGTTGCCACGGCGGTCGAGCGCCCGCACCTCGACACGGGTGGGCCGCACGACCTTCCCGCGGAGTCTCGGAAGGCTCAGACACCCCTCCCAGTCCTCCGCGGTCTCCTTGCCGATCGGCGTGACCTCCGGATTCACCACGGGCAGCACGCGGATCGACCGATCCTCGTCCTGACCTTCTTCGATCCCGATGATCGCCAGTCTCAGTCCCTCGTGCACCTGCGGCGCCGCGAGGCCGATCCCGTCGTACTCCCTCATCGTCTCGATCAGATCGTCCACGAGTTTCTGGAACGCCGGCGACTTGAACTCGGATGCGTCAACCTTGCGCGCAACCTGCCGCAGCACGGGGTGTCCCATGCGCGCAATCTTCAGAATGGACATATCCGCTAATTATACAAGGCTATGTCGACACGAGACGATCAACATCGTTTTCGTTTCTGCCCGGTGTGTGGCGCCCCCGCCGCACTGCGCCGGCTGAAGGCTGGCGAGCCCGAGCGGCTCGTGTGCCCCACCTGCGGTTTCATCCACTACTTCGACCCCAAGCCGGCCGTTGGCACGATCATCGCGCTCGAGGGCGGCAAGATCCTGCTCGTCAGGCGGGCGATCGAGCCGGGCTATGGCCCCTGGGTTTTCCCCGGCGGACGCCGGTCGTGGTGGTGAACGCCGCGACAATCACAGGTGGCGTCATGGCTATCGACCAGGAATCTCTCGAGGCGCGGGGGGGAATTCGAAGTGCTCGAGTTCCGCCGCGGCAGCGGCCTTCGACACGAGCTCCTCGATCGGCAAGACCCGTTCGGCCTCCTCGACCGCCCAGCGCGTGGCGCGCGTGGCCGGGTGCTTGGGCGTGAACAACTGGCAGCAATCCTGGTCGGGCACGATCGAGATGTCGTACGAGCCGATGCGCTGCGCCTGCGCGACAATCTCTTCCTTGTCCATGCCGACGAGCGGCCGCAGCACCGGCAAAGTCGTCGCCGAAGCGATCACCGCCATGTTCTCGAGGGTCTGCGACGCGACCTGGCCAATCACCTCGCCAGTCACCAGCGCGCCCGCACCGTGCTGGCGGGCGATCCGATCCGCGATGCGCATCATCAGCCGGCGGTAGACCACGACGCGCAGCGGCGACGGGACCGACAACACCACCTGGCGCTGGATCTCGCCGAACGCCACCATGAAGAGCCGGCTCCGCAACTGGTAGCCCGTGAGCAACCCGGCCAGCTCGCGCACCTTCTCCTGCGACGCGCGCGACAGGAACGGGTAGCTGTGGAAGTGGACGAGCATGACGCTGCAGCCCCGCTTCATCATCCGCCATGCGGCGACCGGTGAATCGATTCCGCCCGAGAGCAGACAGGCCACGCGTCCGCTCACGCCCGTCGGCAGGCCGCCGGCCCCCCGGTCTTTCGCGAAGAAATAGAATGCGTGATCGGCCAGCATCTCGACGGTAATCGTCAATGCGGGATCGCCGAGATCGACGCGCCACCCCTTGGCCAGCTTGATCCGCCCGCCGATCTCCCGTTCGGCGTCGGGCGACTTCATCGGGAACCGCTTGTCGGACCTTTTCACGCTCACGCGGAACGACGGCGTCTCGGTGTCGCCGAGGTCGTGCAGGATGGCCGCCGCAATCTGGTCGATGTCGAGCGACGCGCGCGCCGCCCGCGAGAAGTTCGCGATGCCGAACACCCGGGCGAGGCGTTCTTTCACCTGTTCGTAGCTGGACCCGGGACCGAGGACGAGTTCGATGCGCCCCATCAGGGGGCGAACGGCGCGGACGTCGAGGTCGGAGGTCGCGGTGCGGAGATTCTGGACGAGGCGCGCGATGAACCACGGACGGTTCCGCCCCTTGAGCGCAATCTCCTGGTAGTGGACAACGATGGAAGTCATCCCTGAGAGCATACAGCCTGCGCGGCCTGGTGTCCGCTCAGGACGGCTCCTTCGATGGAGGCCGGGAGCTCGGTGTCGACCCAATCGCCGGCGAGCCACAGCCCCGATATCGGCGTGCGCGTGACCGGGCGCGGCGGCTGGCTCGGGGCCAGGGAGAACGTGGCCCGCCGTTCGCGGACGACCACGCTGCGAAGCACGGCGGCCGCGCGCGCAGACGGAAACGCGGCGACGAGTTCCTCATGGGCGCGCTGCGCCAGGGCGTCGTTCGATTCGGCGACAACAGACGCCGCGCCGCTCGACACGAACGACAGGTGCGAGGCGGAATCGCCGAGCACCTGCCGCTTGTCGAACACCCACTGGAACGTCCGGCCCGGGAGTCCGACGAATTCTCCGGGCAGCACCGGGCGATCCAGCCAGAGGTTGACGGTGACGATCGGCGAGGCCGTGACCGCACGCGCAGCCGACAGCAGCGTGTCGAGAGGGGCCACCTCGCCTGTGAAGAGCTCCGGGAGCGCGAACCAGGGCACTGCGACAACGACTGCCGGTGCGCACGTCCGGTCGGCGCGCACGTCCACGCCGACGACCCGGCCCGCCTCGACGGCGACTTTCGCGGGACTCGACACCCGCACCGTGCCTCCCCGACCTTCGACGAACCGGCGCGCGGGTTCGGCGTACATCGCAGTCAACGGCCGTAGCGGGACAGCCACCGCAGCGTCGCGCGGGTCCGGGCCGAGCATCCGGGCGAGCACCCTGACAAACGGCGGTGCGGCCGCCTCGCTGATGGGTTGGTTGAGCGCCGCCAGGCCGAGTGGCTCCCAGAGCATGTCGCGCAGCCGGCGTGCCTGTCCGTTCCGGATCAACCAGTTCTCGACCGTCTCGCCACCTGATGCCGGCAGCCAGCCCTTGCCCGTCCTGAGAAACCGCTGCGTGCGACGAATCGGCGCGGCAAGATTGAATGCCGAGAGGCGGTCGCGCCAGCCCAGGGCCTCCCACTCGAGCAGGCCGCCAAGCAAGTGGAGCGGCGATGGCAGGGTCGGACAGACCAACACGCTCATCCGCCCCGACTCATCAACGAATGGGACCTCGAGACTCGACTGAACTCGCACGAGGTCCCGTGCGCCCACGAGGTCCAGGAACGCGAACGTCTCGTGGTAGCAGCCAAGCATCAGGTGCTGGCCGTTGTCCACCTCTTCGCCAGTCGCCGCGTCGACGAAGGTCGACGCGCGTCCACCAAGCGTGGCGCGCGATTCGAGCACCAGCACGCGAGCCCCGCCATCAGCCAGCGCGGCCGCGCAGCTGAGGCCGGCAAAGCCGGCGCCGATCACGATGACGTCGTAGGAGTGATCAGTCACGGCACTTGGCGTCGTCGTGTTTCCATGCCCTCGGCGGCCCTACCCTTCGACCCAGTTGTGTTGACCAGCGTCTCGCGCAGGGAACGCCCGTTTCACAGGGTGCGCAGGGCGCGAAGCATGGTACACACACGTGAGCTCAGGGTTTAGAGGCCCAGCATCGCGCGGATCCACAAGGTCGCTGCAATCACTGCCCGACGGGGCCTGGGAACGCGGATCTTGCCGGAGAAGACATCGTAGCCGGACGCTTCGACCCGATCCAGGATCGCGCGGTAGATCCCGCCCATGATCCGGGCGGCGACCATTCGGCGCCGGTCGTGGCGAGGCAACTCTCGCTCGGCCGTTTCGTAGTAGTGGCGGGCGCGCTGGCTCTCATAGCGCAGCAGTTCACGCACCCCGGCCCCGCTGAGGCCTTTCTCCAGATCGGCTTCGGTGCACCGGAACCGCGCCAGATCCTCGAGCGGCAGGTAGATCCGGCCGCGCGACCGGTCGGTCTCCACGTCGCGGATGATGTTCGTCAACTGCAGCGCGATGCCGAGATCCACCGCGTACTGACGCGTGCCCGGTTCGCGGTAGCCGAAGATCTCGATGCACAAGAGGCCGACAGCAGACGCCACGTGCAGACAGTACTCGCGCAGGTCGTCGAACGTGCGATACCTCGTCCGCTCGAGATCCATCGCAACGCCATCGATCACCGCTTCGAACGACTCGCGCGGCAGGCCGAACCTGGCAATGAACGGCACCAGCGCGCGCCCCTGCCGCGTTTCGGGCGTGCCGGCGCCGTAGCTCGCGGCCAACTCCCGACGCCACCGCGCCAACTGGGCGCGCCCGCTCCCCTCGTCGTCCGGCGCCAGACCTGCGGGCGCTTCGTCCACCGCATCGTCCACCGCGCGGCAGAAATCCCATACGGCGACAATGGCGTGGCGCTTCTCGGCGGGAAGCACGAGGAAGGAGTAATAGAAGTTGGTGTCGCGACCACTCATCGGGTCCGCCACGTGAGCGCCTGCCAGAGCAGCGCAGGGACGTCTGTCGCTCCGAGCGTGGGCCGTTGATGGAAGACGTCGAAGTCGTTGCGCACGATCCGCGAGAGTATCCGCCGGCCCCCCAGCCACGTGAGCCGCAGTTCGAGGCCGAGCCGGCCGCCAACGCGGTCGCACACGAGCCTGCCGTCGTCGAACAGCGTGGCCGTGCGATCGGCCGCCGCTGCAAGCGCGCGTTGCCACTCCGGCGTGAGATGCCCGTCATCGAGATCCGAGAAATCGGCGTGGGCGCGCCGACACTCGTCGAGCGGCATGTAGAACCGACCCCTGCGCCAGTCGCGCTCGACGTCCTGCCAGAAGTTCGTCAACTGGAGCGCCGAGCAGACCGCATCCGACGAGCGATCGAGCGATTCGTCCTCATGCCCGGCTATCCGCAGGACGAGCCGGCCGACCGGGTTCGCCGATCGTCGGCAGTAGTCGAGCAGTTCGTCCCACGTCCGATACCGCACGGTTGCCACGTCCTGCCGGAAAGCACTCAGCAGATCCTCGAACAACTGGAGCGGCAGCCGGCACTCGCGGATTGTACAGCCGAGCGCGGTGAAGATGTCGTTGGTTTCCGCCGGCAATTCGGCCGGGCCGTCGGACTCGGGCGTGGATACGGTGGGCCCACAGCCTCGCAGGCGCCCGAGCCAGGCGTCGAGTAGTGCGAACCGTTCCGCCGCGGTCCGTTGCCCCTCGTCGGCAAAGTCGTCCGCCACACGAGCGAAGGCATAGACCGCTGCCACGTGCGGCCGCATCCGCGCGGGCAGCAGGCGGGACGCCACGGGGAAGTTCTCGTAGTGCTCGCGCGCGAACCTGGCGCACGTCGCGTAGGCCCTGTCCGGCCGATCGGCCGCGGGCGAAGGCGTCACCATTCGACTTCTGGAACACCAGCACGCCGGTTCACGGCGCGGGCCAGTACGAAGAGGAAGTCCGACAGCCGGTTCACATAGGCCAGGAGTCGGGGCTCAACCGAGTCGGCGCCGAGCGCGACGATGCGCCGTTCGGCACGGCGGCAGATCGTGCGGGCCACGTGGAGATGCGCACCGGGCGGCGAGCCGCCGGGAAGAATGAAGCGCCGCAACGCCTCGAGTTCGGACTCGAGGCGATCGATCCACGCCTCGAGGCGGGCAATGTCGGTGTCGGCGATCGCGGCCTTGTCCACACGCTCGGCAATGTGTCGCTCGGGGTCGGCGAGCCGCCCGCCGACCGCAAACAGATCCCGCTGGACGGCCTGCAGCATCGCGGCCAGGTCGGCGTCTATCCCTTCGGCCAGGACGACGCCCACTGCCGCGTTCAGCTCGTCAATCTCACCGTACGCGTCCACGCGGAGCGCCGCTTTGGACACCCGGCGGCCGTCGAACAACGCCGTTTCGCCGCCGTCCCCGGTGCGCGTGTAGATCTTCACAGGGGGATTCTACAGGGAGAAACGGGAAAAGTGCTATGTGCGCGGGAAGGTGCCTGGGGTGACGGCCGATGGCGTCAGCGAGGATAATCAGGATCAAGGAGGAAAGGAGGAAGGATGAAGTAGGAAGGATGAAGGATGAAGTAGGAAGGAGGAGGGCGGACGGATGAAGAAAGTGCCCGCGCTGCCCGCGGCGGGTGCCAGGCAGCGGTTTCGGCGGCGGCTGCTGGGATGGTACGACGTGCACGGCCGCGATCTGCCCTGGCGAAAGGCCGATACTCCGTACCAGATCCTCGTATCGGAGATTATGCTCCAGCAGACGCAGGTCGACCGCGTGCTGCCCAAGTACCACGAATGGCTCGGGCGGTTTCCGTCCCTTGCCGCGCTCGCCGACGCCTCCGTCGAAGATGCGGTGAAGACGTGGTACCCGCTCGGCTACAACATCCGCCCGCGGCGCCTGCATTCGATCGCTCGAGAAGCGGTCGCTCGATACGGAGGCGAACTGCCGGCAGATGAGGAGACCCTGCTGCAGTTCAAGGGTATCGGACGTTACACCGCCGGCGCCATCCGGAGCTTCGCGTTCGGCCAGCGCTCGGCCATTCTCGACACCAACGTCGCGCGCGTGCTGTTTCGTGTGTTCGTCGGAAACGGCGATCTCAAGGCGCACGCGATGCGGAACCGGCTCTGGGATATCTCGCGCGCGCTGCTGCCGCACAAGCGCGTGTTCGACTTCAACCAGGCCTTGATGGATCTGGGCGCCATGGTGTGCGTGGCCCGAAAGCCAAGGTGCAGCCTGTGCCCGATGGCGGCGTTCTGCAAGAGCAGGTTGTAGGGACCAGGGGACAATGCCGACGATTGTGACCGCCGCCGTTGTCGAACGGGACGGGCGCCTGCTCGTGGCGCGGCGCGTCACGGGCTCGCACCTGGCCGGATGCTGGGAGTTCCCTGGCGGCAAGTGCGAACCGGGGGAGACAGCCGAGGAGGCGCTGGCCCGCGAGTTGGTCGAGGAACTCGGCGTGGCGGCCGCGATCGGCGAGGAAATCTACCGCACGACCTACGCCTACGACGACCGTGTGCTCGACCTGCGCTTCTTCTCCTGCCGCATCGACGGTGACCCGCAACCGCTGCTCGGCCAGGAGATTCGGTGGGTGACGCGCTCCGAGCTCCCCACGCTCTCGTTCCCCCCCGCCGACACGGAACTCGTCGCGCGGCTCGCCTCGGATTGGCGGGTCTGAAAGCCAGCCAGCCTCCGCGCCCGAGCGGCCTGCCGCCATCTCAGGAGTCGCTACTCCTGGCGGACGAATGGCAGTGTCGCGACGCGAGCCGTCAACCGCTGGTCGCCACGTGCGATGACGACCGACGTGCCGGGTTCGATGAAGTCTCGGTGCACGTACGCGAGCGCGATCGGCTGCCCGACGAGCGGCGACACGCACGCGCTGGTCACCCGGCCCGCGTCACGATCGCCTGCCCGTAGCGCATCCCCCCGCGCGGGCAGATCCGCCCCATCGACCAGCAGGCCCACGAGCCTCCTCGCCACGCGCCCGTGGCCGCGGTGCAGGACGCGGATGACGACTTCCTGTCCCGGATAGCATCCCTTCGTGAAGCTGATCGCGCGGCCCTCAATCCCGGCCTCGAGCGGGATCGTCTCGGCGTCCAGGTCGATGCCAAATGCGGGACGGCCGGCCTCGATCCGCAGCGTCTCGGCAACCGCGGCGTCGCCCGGCGTCGCCCCCGCAGCGATCAGCGCGCGGTGCAGCGCCTCGACGTGCGGCCGCTCGATGTAGAGGTCGAAGCCTGGGGATCCCACCTCGGTCGACGCCGCGACGAGCACCATTTCTCCGCCATGCGTGGCCCGAGCATTCTGGAATTCGCGCCAGCCGCGCAACTCGGCTTCTCCGAGCGTCGCGGCGCCCGAACCACCGCCGTCGGCCAGCGACACCGCCACCACGTGCGCAGCCCTGGGGCCTACGACCGACAGTTCACCGAACGAGTCGGTGAGATTACCGAGCCGGACATCCTCGGCGAACACGAACTGGTCGAGCTTCTCGAGGATGGCCCCTGTCACCGACGGCTCCAGGTCCATCAGGATCAGGTCACCAAGTTCGAGCAGCCGCACATCCGCCATCATCCGGCCCTGGGGCGTCAGATAGGCCGCGTAGCACCCGCCGCCCGCCTGCAACGTGGCCACGTCGTTGGTCAGCATCGCGTGGAGATACGTGCGCCGGTCGTTCCCCGCGACCGCGATCTTGCCGCGCGCCGATCGGTCGAACACTGCCGCTGTCTCCCTGGCAGCCCGATACGCGTCACCTGTCTCCATTTCCCCCTCCCGACCATCGCCCGGCGACTGACGTCTTGATACTGTATGAGTCCGACCACCCGATGCTATGCTCTTGAAGCCATGCGTATTGCTCATTGTACCGTTGCACTGGTGCTTCTCGCATCGCTGACGTCCGCCGCCCAGAGCCCGACCGCAGCGGCCCCGCAGTCGGCAGAGTTCGCCATCTTCCTCAAGGGCGTTCCCATCGGCACCGACCAGGTGACGGTCACCCGAACGGCCGACGGGGTGAGCATTACCGGGTCGGAACGCCTCGGCGCACCAGTCAACATGACGATCCGCAAGGCCGAGATTCGGTACGACGGCAGCGGACACCCGCTCGAATGCCGGATCGAAGGCAGTCTCCGCGAACAACTGCTCATCATCCATACCGTGGTGTCAGGCACCACCGCCACGACCAACACGACGCAGGGCCAGGCCTCCGGTCAGAAGAATGACGAGATTGCAGCGGACGCCGTCCTGCTGCCGAATGCCTTTTTTGCGGGCTACGAGGGCTTGGCCGCGCGTCTCGTGTCGGCGAAACCCGGCGACGAGCTCAAGGCCTACATCCCGCCGCAAGCCCAGATCGGCGTTCAGATCCTCAGCGTGGCCGACGATCGCATCCGGACCACGGCCGGCGCACTGCAGGTGCGGCGCTACCGGCTGCGGTTCCTCAATCCGGGAAAGCCGAGCGAGGTCGAAATCTGGGCCGAGACGAGCGGCCGGCTGTTGCGGTTCAGTGTGATGAGCCAGGGTCTGGACGTCGTCCGCACCGATATCGCGTCGGTCGCCGCGCGCCGCGAGCCGGTGGCCCGCCCGAACGACGAGCAGGTGCGCGTCCCGGCCGATGGCTTCACGGTTGCCGGGACGTTGTCGAGGCCCGCGACCCAGCCCAGCCCGGGGTGGCGCTTCCCCGCGGTCGTCCTCGTCGGCAAGTTGGACGAAGGCGACCGGGAAGAGACGACGGGCGGTGTTCCGGTGTTCGGCCAACTCGCCTCCGCACTGGCGGACGCCGGCTTCCTGGTGATTCGGTATGACAAGCGCGGAATCGGCCAGAGCGGCGGGCGATCGGAAACGGCTACCGTGTCCGACTACGCCGAGGATCTGCGGGCAGTCGTCAAGTTCCTGAAGAACCGCAAGGACGTGCAGGACAATCGAATCGTCGTGCTGGGTTACGCGGAGGGCGCCGCCGTGGCGATGACCGCCGCGATGCGCGACAAGGAGATCAGAGCGCTGGTGCTCGTTGCCGCCGCCGGCAGGAGCGGCAGCGAGGCGATCCTCGACCAGCAGGTTCGCTCCCTCGCCGCGATGAACATCCCCGCGGCGGAAAAGCAGGCAAAGATCGGGCTACAGCGGAAGATTCATCTGGCGGCGCTGACCGGCAAGGGTTGGGAGGGCATCCCACCCGACGTGCGGCGACAGGCTGAGACTCCTTGGTTCCAGACGTTCCTGGCGTTCGACCCGGGGAAGCTCATGCCCAAACTGCGCCAGCCGATTCTCATTCTCCATGGTGAACGCGATCGCCAGATCGACCCGTCGAATGCCGACATCCTCGCCGCCATGGCCAGGGCGCGCAAGGGCGAAGCCGGCCTGGCCGTGACGCTCGTGAAGATTCCAGGGGTCAATCACCTGCTGCTGCCTGCGACCACCGGAGAATCTGACGAGTACGCCCAACTGGCGAACGCGCCGGTGAGCCCAGCCGTGGTGCCGGCGATCGACGCGTGGCTGAAATCACTCCGCTGAAGATCACTTTGGGCGTGATTTCGGTCTTTCGATCTTGTCAGGAGGAGTCGGCAGGATGTGGATCCTTCGAACGAAGGTCGGGTCCGACGATGAGGAGCGGGCGACGTTCCGCGTGATGCCGGGCTCGACGAAGACGATGGGGAGGGCGACGCGCGCGGATTTCATCCTCGATGCCGCGCTCGTGTCGCGCGTGCACTGCCGTTTCATCGCGGGCGATGCCGGCACGCTCGAAGTGGAGGACTTGAAGAGCACGAACGGCACGTTCGTGAACGACCGTCGGGTGAAGAGAGCCCCGCTCGAGGCCGGCGATCGCGTGAGGGTTGGGCGGATGGAACTGGTGGTGGAACGGAAGGCGGAGGCTTGACCTACCGCCCGCGCGTGCCGGTCAGGAACGGGTTCGTCCGTCGTTCCTGGCCGATCATCGTCTTCGGACCGTGTCCCGAGTAGACCTCCACGTCGTCGGCCAGCTTGAAGAGGACACCTCGAATCGAACCAATGAGCGTGTCATAGTCACCACCCGGCAGGTCCGTCCTTCCGATCGACCCGGCGAACAGCGTGTCCCCGACGAACACCTTCTTCCCGGCCTCGCCCGCGCGGCCGACGAGCAGGCACACGCCGCCGGGCGTGTGCCCCGGCGTGTGGAGCACTCGCACCTCGTACCGGCCGAAGGCGATGGGCGCCGACAGATCGTAGAACTGATCGACGGGCGGCGGCGGCTCGATCTCGAGGCCGAAGAACGCGGCCTGCTGTGGCGCCGCCTCATAAAGCGGTAGATCGTCGCGGTGAAGGCACACCGGCGCGTTGCAGGCTGCGCGGGCCCGCGCGGTGCCCGCCACGTGATCCACGTGGGCGTGCGTCAGGAGAATGTGCGTCACGCGCAACTGGTGCTCGTCGCGTACGCGCAGCAACTGCTCGATCTCGTCGCCGGGATCGATGATGACCGCCTCCCGGGTCTGCTGGCAGCCGAGCACGTAGCCGTTCTTGTAGAAGGGGGGCGAATCGCGGCTCTCGAGCAGCATGGCGATATGATACTAGATAGGCTCATGACACCAACACTCGTCGACGTCCAGGCAGCGCGCTCGCGGATCGCCGGGCGTGTCCGCCGGACGCCGCTCGTCCGCTCCGATTGGCTGTCCGACATCGGCGGCGGCGATGTCTTCCTCAAGCTCGAGTCGCTCCAGATCACCAACTCGTTCAAGGCCCGCGGCGCTCTGAACGCGCTGCTGGCGATCGTCGAGCACTCCAGCGCGGCCGCGGCGCCGACTGCCATCGTCACGGCGTCGGCGGGCAATCACGGCCGCGCCCTCGCGTGGGCGGCGCAACAGGTCGGGATACCGGTCGTGATCTACACCCCACGACGCGCGCCGGCAACCAAGCTCGACGCAATCCGACGCCATGGCGCCGACCTGCGAGCGGTGGCTGAGACCTACGAGGAATCCGAACGGCTCGCCAAGGAGCATGCGCGGGTGAGCGGTTGCCCGTTCATCTCCGCCTACAGCCATCCCGACCTCCTGGCCGCGATCGGAACGATTGCCCTCGAGGTCGTCGAGGATCTGCCAGGCGTCGATCAGGTGATCGTGCCGACGGGCGGCGGCGGCCTCCTCGCGGGACTGGCGGCCGCGCTCGATGCGGTCGCGCCGGCAACCGAGGTCGTCGGCGTCGAGGTCGAGGCATCGCATCCGTTCGCGGCATCGCTCGCCGCCGGACGGATCGTCGAGGTGGAGGTCGGACCGACGATCGCGGACGGCCTGGCGGGGAACATGGACCCGGACAACCTCGCATTCCCGATCGTGCAGGCGCTCGTCGATCGCATGGCGATCGTCGGTGAGCGCCAGCTCGAGGACGGCATCCGCGGCCTCGTGCATCACGAGCACCTGATTGCGGAAGGCGCGGGAATTGCTGGTGTGGCAGCGATCCTCGGTGGCGCGGTCTCAGCCTCCGGCCGTCGAACTGCCGTGGTCGTGTCCGGCGCCAATATCGACAGCCGGCGGCTCAGGACGATTCTCGAGGGCGCGGATTTCGCGTGACTGAGGACGTGACCATCGGGCTCACCGAGGTCACCGTGCGGGCTGTGCGGCGGGAGCGGCTGCGGGGGGAGACGGCAGGCGTCGGGCGATT includes:
- the hpnE gene encoding hydroxysqualene dehydroxylase HpnE is translated as MTDHSYDVIVIGAGFAGLSCAAALADGGARVLVLESRATLGGRASTFVDAATGEEVDNGQHLMLGCYHETFAFLDLVGARDLVRVQSSLEVPFVDESGRMSVLVCPTLPSPLHLLGGLLEWEALGWRDRLSAFNLAAPIRRTQRFLRTGKGWLPASGGETVENWLIRNGQARRLRDMLWEPLGLAALNQPISEAAAPPFVRVLARMLGPDPRDAAVAVPLRPLTAMYAEPARRFVEGRGGTVRVSSPAKVAVEAGRVVGVDVRADRTCAPAVVVAVPWFALPELFTGEVAPLDTLLSAARAVTASPIVTVNLWLDRPVLPGEFVGLPGRTFQWVFDKRQVLGDSASHLSFVSSGAASVVAESNDALAQRAHEELVAAFPSARAAAVLRSVVVRERRATFSLAPSQPPRPVTRTPISGLWLAGDWVDTELPASIEGAVLSGHQAAQAVCSQG
- a CDS encoding NUDIX hydrolase: MSTRDDQHRFRFCPVCGAPAALRRLKAGEPERLVCPTCGFIHYFDPKPAVGTIIALEGGKILLVRRAIEPGYGPWVFPGGRRSWW
- the hpnD gene encoding presqualene diphosphate synthase HpnD; this translates as MSGRDTNFYYSFLVLPAEKRHAIVAVWDFCRAVDDAVDEAPAGLAPDDEGSGRAQLARWRRELAASYGAGTPETRQGRALVPFIARFGLPRESFEAVIDGVAMDLERTRYRTFDDLREYCLHVASAVGLLCIEIFGYREPGTRQYAVDLGIALQLTNIIRDVETDRSRGRIYLPLEDLARFRCTEADLEKGLSGAGVRELLRYESQRARHYYETAERELPRHDRRRMVAARIMGGIYRAILDRVEASGYDVFSGKIRVPRPRRAVIAATLWIRAMLGL
- a CDS encoding A/G-specific adenine glycosylase, with amino-acid sequence MKKVPALPAAGARQRFRRRLLGWYDVHGRDLPWRKADTPYQILVSEIMLQQTQVDRVLPKYHEWLGRFPSLAALADASVEDAVKTWYPLGYNIRPRRLHSIAREAVARYGGELPADEETLLQFKGIGRYTAGAIRSFAFGQRSAILDTNVARVLFRVFVGNGDLKAHAMRNRLWDISRALLPHKRVFDFNQALMDLGAMVCVARKPRCSLCPMAAFCKSRL
- a CDS encoding cob(I)yrinic acid a,c-diamide adenosyltransferase, which produces MKIYTRTGDGGETALFDGRRVSKAALRVDAYGEIDELNAAVGVVLAEGIDADLAAMLQAVQRDLFAVGGRLADPERHIAERVDKAAIADTDIARLEAWIDRLESELEALRRFILPGGSPPGAHLHVARTICRRAERRIVALGADSVEPRLLAYVNRLSDFLFVLARAVNRRAGVPEVEW
- a CDS encoding MFS transporter, yielding MSRLSPLAIIFLTVFIDLLGFGIIIPLLPFYAERFGGSAQTVAMLSASFSLMQFIFMPIWGRLSDRVGRRPILLLGLFGSFGSYLVFGLAGSLPLLFVSRIFAGIAGATVSTAQAYIADITTPENRAKGMGLVGAAFGLGFIFGPAIGGVLSRWGHMAPPLFASALALVNFAAAWFLLSESRPAHIPATARVSTSRLDALRKALTRPTLPALMLIYFTVVAAFSGFETTFALFAERRFRFNEETIGYLFAYVGIVLSFVQGGLVGRLVRRFGERRLVPVGILCQATGLASIAFSRSVPALFVANGILAFGMGLNSPALTSLISRASDPEDQGGILGLSQGLASLARILGPAWSGFLFDRWGMTSPYLSSAALMVAAFAVSIGGLHQARQGPDPVATATKW
- the hpnC gene encoding squalene synthase HpnC, translating into MVTPSPAADRPDRAYATCARFAREHYENFPVASRLLPARMRPHVAAVYAFARVADDFADEGQRTAAERFALLDAWLGRLRGCGPTVSTPESDGPAELPAETNDIFTALGCTIRECRLPLQLFEDLLSAFRQDVATVRYRTWDELLDYCRRSANPVGRLVLRIAGHEDESLDRSSDAVCSALQLTNFWQDVERDWRRGRFYMPLDECRRAHADFSDLDDGHLTPEWQRALAAAADRTATLFDDGRLVCDRVGGRLGLELRLTWLGGRRILSRIVRNDFDVFHQRPTLGATDVPALLWQALTWRTR
- the def gene encoding peptide deformylase yields the protein MSILKIARMGHPVLRQVARKVDASEFKSPAFQKLVDDLIETMREYDGIGLAAPQVHEGLRLAIIGIEEGQDEDRSIRVLPVVNPEVTPIGKETAEDWEGCLSLPRLRGKVVRPTRVEVRALDRRGNRVELELRGYPARVAQHEIDHLDGVLFIDKMKSFDTLCFLDEYAKFWANDD
- the thiI gene encoding tRNA uracil 4-sulfurtransferase ThiI — translated: MTSIVVHYQEIALKGRNRPWFIARLVQNLRTATSDLDVRAVRPLMGRIELVLGPGSSYEQVKERLARVFGIANFSRAARASLDIDQIAAAILHDLGDTETPSFRVSVKRSDKRFPMKSPDAEREIGGRIKLAKGWRVDLGDPALTITVEMLADHAFYFFAKDRGAGGLPTGVSGRVACLLSGGIDSPVAAWRMMKRGCSVMLVHFHSYPFLSRASQEKVRELAGLLTGYQLRSRLFMVAFGEIQRQVVLSVPSPLRVVVYRRLMMRIADRIARQHGAGALVTGEVIGQVASQTLENMAVIASATTLPVLRPLVGMDKEEIVAQAQRIGSYDISIVPDQDCCQLFTPKHPATRATRWAVEEAERVLPIEELVSKAAAAAELEHFEFPPAPREIPGR